GGGGAGTGACACGATCTGGATGCTCTGCCAGGCAAGCAGACCGGCGGCAAGCATCTGTGCACCAAGCTTGATCATCCAGTCAAGGTCCCAAATGTCGTCGGCGATGCCAACAACAACGATAAGGAGCGCGGCGCCGAGGATTGCCCAGATGGGGCCGGGATCGGCGAAAATGATGCTGAAAATCGGAAGCGGAATCTGTGAGGCAACGGCAAATGCGACAAGCATGCCGCAAAACATTGCAATTCCGCCGAGTCTCGGCGTTGGCGTCGAATGCACATCGCGCTCACGGACCGCGGGCGCAAGCCGATACTTCGTGCTGAGTTTGTACACAATATACGAGGCCCCGCCGGAGACGAGTGCCGCAATCGCGAAGATAAGGAGATAGAGGCGCACTAGCTGACCGAAACACCTTCGAGGGCTGCTGCAAGCTGCTCAGCCGAGATATCGCCGGCACGAAGCACAACAAGCGACCCACCATCGTCGGTCAGGCCGCGAGCATCCACGATGGTGGATGCCGTGCCAGAGGGTTCGGCAGCTCCGGCCTCAAGGTAGACAGCAATCGAATCGCCAAGCATGCTCTCGGCTTCTGCCGCAGACATTGCGGCAGGCTGAGCGGTGAGGTTTGCGGACGACACGGCAAGTGGCCCTGTCTCGGCAAGGAGCTCGAGCGCGATTGAGCTATTTGGCATGCGAACAGCAACCGTTCCGTTGGTGTCGCCGAGGTCCCAGTGCAGCGAGGGCTGCGCGTTGAGGACAATGGTGAGGGCTCCCGGCCAGAAAGCCTCAACAAGTTCGGTCACTTTCTGCGGCACAGATTCGGCCAGCGCGTTCAACATCGCGGTATTGGCAATCAACACTGGCGGCGGCGACTGGCGGGTCCTCCCTTTTGCATCAAGCAGACGCTGCACGGCTGCCGGGGAGAAGGCATCGGCA
The sequence above is drawn from the Lysinibacter cavernae genome and encodes:
- a CDS encoding L-threonylcarbamoyladenylate synthase, with translation MATVFDCSVSAELLAGMRHARGAIAKGELVVFPTDTVYGVAADAFSPAAVQRLLDAKGRTRQSPPPVLIANTAMLNALAESVPQKVTELVEAFWPGALTIVLNAQPSLHWDLGDTNGTVAVRMPNSSIALELLAETGPLAVSSANLTAQPAAMSAAEAESMLGDSIAVYLEAGAAEPSGTASTIVDARGLTDDGGSLVVLRAGDISAEQLAAALEGVSVS